The Podospora pseudocomata strain CBS 415.72m chromosome 3, whole genome shotgun sequence genome window below encodes:
- a CDS encoding hypothetical protein (COG:S; EggNog:ENOG503Q49J) encodes MASPEPAVRRRKPEAKDSSASETEQQLPLKRVQTLSSSESEFTSKKTSQPVKKPKSKKKKSKDDVDEYDTANIALDALRVISFLFLASCGLSYLVSNGETFFWGMSNPPKYLTKAYYKELFQGPIYLTPAELSLYDGTNPDLPIYLAINWTIYDVSSNRRTYGPGGSYHYFAGCDAARAYVTGCFAEDRSPDMRGVEEMYLPLDDPAVDKHFSRAELKEMKKKEREEALKKVHDGLKHWVDFFAKSDKYRKVGYVKMPKGWPGTEPRRPLCEAAAKGRKVRKIPGQKDE; translated from the exons ATGGCCTCCCCCGAACCCGCAGTCCGGCGGCGCAAGCCCGAGGCCAAAGACTCCTCTGCCTCAGAAACCGAACAACAGCTCCCCCTCAAACGAGTTCAGacgctctcctcctcagaatCAGAATTCACCAGCAAGAAAACATCCCAACCCGTaaagaagccaaagtccaagaagaaaaagtcCAAAGATGATGTCGACGAGTACGACACCGCCAATATCGCTCTCGACGCCCTCCGTGTCAtctctttcctcttcctcgcctcctgcGGGTTGAGCTACCTCGTCTCCAACGGCGAGACCTTCTTCTGGGGCAtgtccaaccccccaaagtACCTAACCAAAGCCTACTACAAGGAGCTCTTC CAAGGACCGATCTACCTCACCCCAGCTGAACTCTCCCTCTACGAcggcaccaaccccgacctcCCCATCTACCTAGCAATCAACTGGACAATCTACGACGTCTCCTCCAACCGCCGCACCTACGGCCCCGGCGGCTCCTACCATTACTTTGCCGGCTGCGACGCCGCCCGCGCCTACGTCACGGGTTGCTTTGCCGAAGACCGCTCCCCCGACATGAGGGGGGTAGAGGAGATGTACCTCCCCCTGGATGACCCAGCCGTAGACAAGCACTTCTCCCGCGcggagctcaaggagatgaaaaagaaggagagggaggaggcgttgaaAAAGGTGCACGACGGGCTGAAGCACTGGGTTGATTTTTTCGCAAAGAGCGACAAGTACAGAAAGGTCGGCTATGTCAAGATGCCCAAGGGGTGGCCGGGGACGGAGCCGAGGAGGCCGTTGTgtgaggcggcggcgaaggggaggaaggtgaggaaAATTCCGGGGCAGAAGGATGAATAG